The Panicum hallii strain FIL2 chromosome 9, PHallii_v3.1, whole genome shotgun sequence genome has a window encoding:
- the LOC112873722 gene encoding dynamin-related protein 4C-like — protein sequence MHLRIDEAAELELELESELELELEMENGDVKPARSSVAASAMAASYNDQIRPLLDAVDRLRQLNVSQEGIQLPTIVVVGDQSSGKSSVLESLAGISLPRGQGICTRVPLVMRLQDGDDPRMQVEYGNGTVVPVASEAEVADAIEAATAEIAGSGKGISEAPITLLVRKKGVPDLTLVDLPGITRVPVLGQPEDIYDQIAGIIRAYIAPKESIILNVLSATVDFPTCESIRMSQQVDRTGERTLAVVTKADKAPEGLLEKVTVDDVHIGLGYVCVRNRVGDETYEEARAAEAALFAEHPLLSRIDKSMAGIPTLARRLTQIQASIIARCLPDIVKQINDKLGRSSDELGQMPPDLATVADAVREFYHIVKKARASLEKVLVRGEFDEHPDDRRLHGTARIAEMLACYASKLPALCPASGEPFLVEEMRVLEETKGINLPNFLPRSALLVLLRKKLESVAHVPHDLVAQVWGYVEELVMGILQRHSRSYPQVQPSCRRAVQSLMDKARARSTQHVKELIDMELVSDYTANPDYTTKWNNTMKDDGHGVFLRVVEDPGRSPTVVLPGYGETDVSHLRAHPRLASQAFDLRARLDAYWSCVVLRLVDGLALHILYSVKHLVEKDLEEELADQVVGSNMDGVERMLVPTPATAAKRDRLRKSISLLRECRELVANTMDKINTATTDRL from the coding sequence ATGCACTTGCGTATCGACGAGGCAGCTGAGCTAGAGCTAGAGCTAGAGTCAGAGCTTGAGCTTGAGCTTGAGATGGAGAACGGCGACGTGAAGCCTGCtcgcagctcggtggcggcgagCGCCATGGCGGCCTCGTACAACGACCAGATTCGGCCGCTGCTGGACGCCGTGGACCGGCTGCGGCAGCTGAACGTGAGCCAGGAGGGCATCCAGCTCCCGACCATCGTCGTGGTGGGCGACCAGTCCAGCGGCAAGTCGAGCGTGCTGGAGTCGCTGGCCGGCATCAGCCTCCCGCGCGGGCAGGGCATCTGCACCCGCGTGCCGCTCGTCATGCGGCTGCAGGACGGCGACGACCCCCGGATGCAGGTGGAGTACGGCAACGGCACCGTGGTGCCCGTCGCCTCCGAGGCGGAGGTCGCCGACGCAATCGAAGCCGCCACGGCCGAGATCGCCGGCTCCGGGAAGGGCATCTCCGAGGCGCCCATCACCCTCCTGGTGCGGAAGAAGGGCGTGCCGGACCTCACCCTGGTGGACCTGCCGGGCATCACCCGCGTGCCCGTGCTGGGCCAGCCGGAGGACATCTACGACCAGATCGCCGGCATCATCCGGGCGTACATCGCGCCCAAGGAGAGCATCATCCTCAACGTGCTGTCCGCGACGGTGGACTTCCCCACCTGCGAGTCCATCCGCATGTCGCAGCAGGTGGACCGCACCGGCGAGCGCACGCTCGCCGTGGTCACCAAGGCCGACAAGGCCCCCGAGGGCCTGCTCGAGAAGGTCACCGTGGACGACGTCCACATCGGCCTCGGCTACGTCTGCGTCCGCAACCGCGTCGGCGACGAGACCTACGaggaggcgcgcgcggcggaggcggcgctgtTCGCGGAGCACCCGCTGCTGTCCCGGATCGACAAGTCCATGGCGGGCATCCCCACGCTGGCGCGCCGGCTGACGCAGATCCAGGCGTCCATCATCGCCCGCTGCCTCCCCGACATCGTCAAGCAGATCAACGACAAGCTCGGGCGCAGCAGCGACGAGCTCGGCCAGATGCCGCCGGACCTCGCCACCGTCGCCGATGCCGTACGGGAGTTCTACCACATCGTCAAGAAGGCGCGCGCCTCGCTGGAGAAGGTGCTCGTGCGGGGCGAGTTCGACGAGCACCCCGACGACCGCCGCCTCCACGGCACGGCGCGCATCGCCGAGATGCTCGCCTGCTACGCGAGCAAGCTGCCCGCCCTGTGCCCGGCGAGCGGCGAGCCGTTCCTGGTGGAGGAGATGCGCGTCCTGGAGGAGACCAAGGGCATCAACCTCCCCAACTTCCTGCCACGGTCGGCgctcctggtactgctgaggAAGAAGCTGGAGAGCGTGGCCCACGTCCCCCACGACCTCGTCGCCCAGGTGTGGGGCTACGTGGAGGAGCTGGTCATGGGGATCCTGCAGCGCCACTCGCGCAGCTATCCGCAGGTGCAGCCGTCGTGCCGCCGCGCCGTGCAGAGCCTCATGGACAAGGCGAGGGCGCGGTCGACGCAGCACGTCAAGGAGCTCATCGACATGGAGCTGGTGTCCGACTACACGGCCAACCCGGACTACACGACGAAGTGGAACAACACGATGAAGGACGACGGCCATGGCGTGTTCCTCCGAGTCGTGGAGGACCCAGGTCGCTCGCCGACAGTGGTCCTCCCGGGCTACGGGGAGACGGATGTGTCGCACCTCAGGGCGCATCCGAGGCTCGCCTCGCAGGCCTTTGACCTCAGGGCCCGCCTCGACGCCTACTGGAGCTGCGTCGTGCTCCGCCTCGTGGATGGCCTGGCCCTGCACATCCTGTACAGCGTCAAGCACCTCGTGGAGAAggacctcgaggaggagctcgcCGACCAGGTCGTCGGCAGCAACATGGACGGAGTGGAGCGGATGCTGGTGCCgacgccggccaccgccgccaagCGTGACCGCCTCAGGAAGAGCATCTCGCTGCTCCGGGAGTGCCGGGAGCTCGTCGCCAATACCATGGACAAGATTAACACCGCCACCACCGACCGCCTCTAG